The genomic stretch TTGATGTTCCAGAGATAACAAATCTTGTCTTTTTAAGACGTATAAGATCAAGGATTCTTTTTGAACAAATGCTTGGTCGTGCCACAAGACTTTGTGAAGATATCGATAAAGATTCATTTAAGATTTATGATGCCGTTGGAGTTTATAATAGTTTAAAAAACTTCACTAGCATGAAGCCAGTTGTAAAAAACCCAAAGGTCTCATTTGAAGAATTAGCTGGTGCTCTTGATGATGTAGAACAAGATGGTGCAAAGAATGAAATCGTTGAGCAAATTCTAGCTAAGTTTCAGGCCAAGAAGAAACACCTTAAGGGTGAAGATCTTGAAACATTTAAAGCTTTGACCAAAATGGATCCTAGTGAGTTTGTCGATCATCTTAAAGAAAAGAAAGGTCGAGTCCTTTTCGATGAAGACCTTGCAAAATTTTTGGATAGATTAAGAGCTGAAATTACTCCTGTTCTTATCTCAACGCACAATGATGAAGTAACAGAAGTTTCAATTGGTCTACCTGATGGAAAAGAGGTAAAAGATTATCTATCAGAATTCAAATCCTATATAGTCCAGCATGAAGAAGATCTACCTGCTTTAAAGATCGTTTTAACGGCTCCTAGAGACCTTAAAAGGGATGATCTTAAGAAGCTTCAAGCTACACTTATGGCCGCTGGATTTGGAGAGAGAACTCTTGATGCCGTTCACAAGGAACTATCTGGTGAAGAGATGGCTGCTTCAATTATTGGCCACATCAGAAAGGCCATGGATAAAGATATTTTAATACCATTCAATGAGCGTTTGCATGAGGCATTGGATAAATTGAAAAAGAAACACGACTTCAAAAAAGGTCAACTTATTTGGTTAGAAAGAATTACTAAGCAAATAGAAGCTGAAAAAGTGGTTGATCGTGATTCTCTAAACTCAGGAATCTTCAGAACTGAAATTGGAGGATTTGAAGGACTTAACAAAATTTTTGAAGGAAATTTAGATTCAGTTCTAGGTGAACTACATGAATACATTTGGCAAAGAAAATCAAAATAGATTTATAAATATAAGGAAATGATAAATGACAAATTCAATTGATATCGTATCGAAACTGTGGAAGCTCTGTGATGTTCTTAGGGATGATGGTGTTAGTTACCAAAACTACGTGACAGAATTAACTTACATTCTTTTCCTTAAGATGTTAGCAGAAAAAGGCCAAGATAAGAGACTCCCTGAAAGATTTAGATGGGAGCATATTTCAAAGCTTGATGGAACTGTTCTTTACGATGAATATCGTCAGATGCTTCTCTCTCTTGGTAGTGGAAAAGATGAAAAAGGCAATACTATTAAAATTGATGAAAAGATCATGATGATTTACTCTAATGCTCAAACATCAATTAAGAAGCCAAAGCACTTACACACTATTTTTGAAACATTTAATAATCTTGATTGGTATTCAGTAGATAAAGATCATTTTGGGGATCTTTATGAAGGCCTTCTAGAGAAAAACGCCAATGAGACCAAAAGTGGTGCTGGCCAATACTTTACTCCAAGACCGTTAATTGACAGCATGGTTAAGCTCATGAAGCCTAAATTAGGAGAACTAATTCAGGATCCTGCGGCAGGAACTGCGGGTTTTTTAATAGCAGCAGATACCTATATTAAAAGTCACAATGACATCTTTTCCTTAAAAGAAGCTCAGTATAATTTTCAAGTCAAAGACGCATTTTATGGTATGGAAGTAGTTCATGATACTCATCGTCTGGCAATGATGAACATGCTCCTACATAACATAGAAGGTGACCTTAAATACGAAAGTACTTTATCATCTGCTGGAGCTGAATTAAAAAAAGCCGATCTTATTCTAACGAACCCTCCTTTTGGGGCATCAAAAGGAGGTGGAAGTATTACTAGAGATGACTTAACGATTAAAACCAATAACAAACAACTTTGTTTTTTACAGCACATTTATAGAAATCTAAAACCTGGTGGAAGAGCTGCTGTAGTTTTACCAGATATTATCGACAAGCATGGTGCTCAAGTATTTGAGGACTTAATGAATAAGTGCAATCTACATACTGTATTGAGATTACCAACAGGGATTTTTTATTCACAAGGAGTAAAAACAAATGTTCTCTTTTTTACTAAAGGAGTAACAGAGGTAAACAATACATCACATACATGGATTTATGACTTAAGGTCAAACATGAAGTCATTTGGAAAAACAAACCCTATAAAAGCTGAAGACTTCTATGAGTTTGAAAAATGTTTTGGCGACGATCCTTGTGGAAACAGCCCAAGAGTAGATTTAGGAGAAAGTGGAAGATTTAAATGCTTTAGCATTGAAGAAGTGCGTGCAAATAAATTTAACTTAGACATTAATTGGCTAAATTCATCAAATGGAAATCAGTTAAATGAAGAAGATCTTCCTACTTTACTAGAACAAAATACATCTAAGCTTGAGTCTATTCTTAATAATTTTGAAGAAATAGTGGATGAAATTAATTCATCTGAGAGTGATAGAGATAAAAACAATTGGGTGCAAACTATTATGCAATATATAGGAAATTGGGGAAGTGGAGGTACACCTCTACGTAGTAAAACTCAATATTATGGTGGAAGTATTCCTTGGCTTAAAAGTGGTGATCTAAATAATGGACTTATAACACAAGCTGATGAATTTATAACTGAAGAAGGATTGAAAAATAGCTCCGCAAAAATTCATGCAAAAGGCAGTGTCTCGATTGCAATGTATGGAGCGACTGTTGGGAAAATAGGTCTGCTTGATCTTGATGCTGCAACAAACCAAGCTGTGGCAAGTATTCAAACAAATGAAGAAATTTGTAACAACAAATATCTTTTTTACTACTTAATGAGCCAGAAAGAAGAGTTAATTAAAAAAGGAAAAGGAGCCGCACAGCCAAATATTAGCCAAGAGATTCTAAAGGCACATCCAATTCCTCTGGCTCCACCAAACGAACAAGATCATATTGCTTCAATATTGGAGGAAAAAATAGAAACATTTGTTCAAATGGAAGGATATTTAAAAGAGGTTTTGTCAGATATCGCCACCATAAAGGAGCTTTATTTAAAGAAAGCTTATAATGGCGATTTCACATTAAATTCGGGAGAACCATCTGTTGAGCAAAAATTAAACGAGATTATTGGAAGTAAACTAAATAAAAAAGAAACAGGTAAGAAGAAGTCGAGAAAAAAATAATGCAAGTTACAAAGCCTCATATTTTTTCTTCTGATAGACCAATCTCCCAATGCTCAGAAGATTTATTAGATAGAGCTAAATTTTCAGCAGAATTGGCAAAGTCTATTTCAAACTGGGAAGAAAAAGATAGTCTTGTTTTGGCCATATACGGTGCTTGGGGTGATGGTAAATCTTCTGTAAAGAATATGATTAAAGAGCGATTAAGTGAGAAAGAAAATAATCGGTCTGTTTCAATACTTGAATTCAATCCTTGGCAGTGGGGAAATTCGGAGAAAATAACTAAAGCATTTTTTGAGGAATTAAGCAGTAGCCTTAAAGAAAGTGATGACAGACAAGAACGAAAAATTGGGCAAAAATTAGAGCTATATTCAAAATATCTAGCTTTAAGCGATGATTTAATAACTAAGATTAAAGATTGGCTACAAAAGCTACTGCTATCTCTTGGTTCTGGAGGGTTACTATCAGGATACTTTTTTGAAGAGCAAGCCAAAAAAATAATAATTGTGTGTTCAATAGTGGTACTAGTACTCTCTCAATTGATAGATGTGATTTCATTTGGTGTAAATTGGCTACTCAAGCTAATAAACCTTAAGAAAACAAATGGCTCCACTCTTGATTCTCGTAAGAATGAAATAAAGATAGAGTTATCAAAACTGGATCGTACTGTTGTAATTGTCCTAGACGATATTGATAGGCTTTCCAAAGAAGAAACAAGAATATTATTTAAGTTAATTAAAGCAAATGCTGATTTCCCTAATATAGTCTATTTAACTTTTTTCCAAAGGGATATTGTAGAAAACAGTTTAAATGAAGACTCTATCTATGCAGGCAAAGACTATTTAAAAAAGATCATTCAAGTTGGATTTAACCTACCTCATTTATCTAGATCGAAAGTTCATTCAATTTTATTTAAAAAGCTAGACGAACTTCTGTCTATGTCACAATTAGATAAAAATTTTGAAAAAGGACGTTGGTCTTCAATCTTTAATGGAGGACTTGGACAATATTTCAATAACCTTAGAGACGTTAATCGTTTTATATCTACATTTACTTTTCATTTTGGAATCTTAAAAACAGATAAAACTTATGAGATTAATTTCATCGATCTTGTTGGACTTGAAGTCTTAAGACAATTTGAACCAAATATTTATACAGCAATTCATTCCAATAAAGATGCTTTTACAAAAGATTCATCTAGTGGGTATGAGCATGAACGTACTCGATATAAAGAGATAATTAATAATGTAATTGATAAAAATGAAATTGGTGACAAAGAAATAATCCAAACGATATTTTCAGAGTTGTTTCCGAATGTAAAATGGGCCTACTCTAATTATTCTAGAAATATTCATGAGGAGGATTTTCAAACTCTTAGGGTTTGCCATCCAGACATTTTTGATCGCTATTTCTTATTAAACCTTCCTGAAGGCGATTTATCTAAATCTGAATTTGACTACGTTCTTTCAATTACAAACGACGAGGAAGCTTTATATAAATACCTGATAGATCTAAATTCAAGAGGACTTCTTGAAACATTCATAGATAAATTTGAAAACTATAAGCAAGTAGTTGATAAAGAACATGCTGTAGATTTTGTATCTTGTATGTTTAGGATTGGTGATATTTTATCCGATGAACACGAAGGTTTTTTTCATACATCCCCAGTTGTACATGTTCAGAGAATTATTCACTGGTACTTTAAAAAACAAGACTTTGGAGACAATAAGAAAGATCTATATAAAGAAGCTCTCAAAAAGACAAAAGGTATATTCTTACCATTAGATGCTATCTATTCAGAGATAATTACGAGAAAAGAGGATCAGTATCCTGATAACTACGTTTTTTCTGAAAGTGACTTTGATGAGTTAAAAGAGATAGCTGCACAAATAATAGAGCGAGTTCTGAAAGATGAGCAACAGCTTGTCACCAATCGACATTTCCCTAGAATCCTTCACTGTTGGAAGCTTCTTGTAAGTGAACAAGATATGAAGGACTGGTTTAATAAATATATAGCCACAGATGAAAACTTGTTATTCTTCCTCTCTACGCTTGTGTCAAAGTCTTTTTCTTCATCTGGTTATGAAACAAAGATTGAGCATCACATTCACAATAATTGGCTGTCAGTATTCTTTGATGATCTTGAGGAGGTTTATTCAAGGATTCCTAATCTTGAAGCCTTGGCCCAAACAGATGATAAGAAAATCACAGTTAAAGCGTTAAAGGAAAGTGAGGATAAGTTGAGACATCCTGAAAAATATAAAAATAGATGGTAATTATGAAAATTATTGCCCTTTAAATATAAGGACTGTAAATGGCAAAAAGAAAAAGTAATCCGAGCCAAGTAAGATTAGAACCACCTGTGCTTGTAATTAGTCACAAAGAAGCAGAACAGAAAATACAAGACCGAATTAATAGTGGAAATGATCATTATAATCGGCAAATAAGCTCTGAGAAAGAATATGATGAGCTAGTTGCTGATATAAAACGATGGTCAAAGTATAATCATGAACTTTTAGTACGTATTTTTTCTAATGAATCAGTGGCTGAAGAGTACAGTAGATCTTTTGGGGGTTCATTTTTAATGAATCAATCTTGGAGGTATTGGTTAGACAAAGAGAAAGAAAGTATTGCAGACAAAGTGAATAGATTAAAGGCTATCAAGGAGAGATTAGAATTAATACCTTCGAATATCAAAAATGATGAGGTGCCTACATCATCTCGAGGAATTGATCCTAATAATAGACAAATCTTTATTGTGCATGGTCATGATAATGAGGTTAAAGAAACTGTAGCAAGAGTTTTAGAAAAAATTAATTTGGAGCCAATTATTCTTCATGAGAAAGCAAATGAAGGAAGAACTATCATTGAAAAATTTGAAGATCATTCTGAAGTTGGGTTTGCGATTATTCTTCTAACTCCCGATGATCAAGGATATGCAAAGAGTTCACCAGAAAAAATATCAGATCGAGCACGGCAGAATGTTATTTTAGAGCTAGGTTATTTCCTTGGAAAATTGGGAAGAAGTAGAGTGTGTGCATTGTATAAGGCTGGAGTTGAAATTCCCTCTGATATGAGTGGAGTTCTTTATGTTCCTTATGATGGCTCAGACTCTTGGAAATTTGCCTTGGCGAAAGAAATAAAAGCTGTCGGTATAGACATAGATCTCAATAAGTTAATGTAATAGAGGGGCAATATGAGTGATCCTATCTCAACAACATCAGGAATTGTTACAATCTTACAATCAGGATTTCAGTTTCTAGAGTATGTTAAAAGTTTAGCTGGTAGTGATGTTATTTCGGCAGTCTACAGATGGGATGGAACTCTTGTTGAAGGAAGTTCAAAAATACCATTAAGAATCCAATTTGATGAAAGTAAAACTACATGGTGGTATTGGGTAGAACGTCTGGAAGATTATACCTTTGTTAGGTTTCCAGTGGTTTCATCGTGTTTACAAGAGATACCTGGCCAACGAGGCGATGAGCAGACTACAAATGCAGATTATTGGAGATGGGTTCCTGTCAATATGCCTGGTACTATTGTTGGTGGGAATAGCAACTTTAAAAATATTATGGTTGATTTTATGATTATAGGATATCGAAAGAAAGCTCTAATTAAGCAATTCACCTCATAGATACTTTTAAGTAAATATCTACGTAGTTCGATAAATCCTCCAGTATT from Halobacteriovoraceae bacterium encodes the following:
- a CDS encoding N-6 DNA methylase; this encodes MTNSIDIVSKLWKLCDVLRDDGVSYQNYVTELTYILFLKMLAEKGQDKRLPERFRWEHISKLDGTVLYDEYRQMLLSLGSGKDEKGNTIKIDEKIMMIYSNAQTSIKKPKHLHTIFETFNNLDWYSVDKDHFGDLYEGLLEKNANETKSGAGQYFTPRPLIDSMVKLMKPKLGELIQDPAAGTAGFLIAADTYIKSHNDIFSLKEAQYNFQVKDAFYGMEVVHDTHRLAMMNMLLHNIEGDLKYESTLSSAGAELKKADLILTNPPFGASKGGGSITRDDLTIKTNNKQLCFLQHIYRNLKPGGRAAVVLPDIIDKHGAQVFEDLMNKCNLHTVLRLPTGIFYSQGVKTNVLFFTKGVTEVNNTSHTWIYDLRSNMKSFGKTNPIKAEDFYEFEKCFGDDPCGNSPRVDLGESGRFKCFSIEEVRANKFNLDINWLNSSNGNQLNEEDLPTLLEQNTSKLESILNNFEEIVDEINSSESDRDKNNWVQTIMQYIGNWGSGGTPLRSKTQYYGGSIPWLKSGDLNNGLITQADEFITEEGLKNSSAKIHAKGSVSIAMYGATVGKIGLLDLDAATNQAVASIQTNEEICNNKYLFYYLMSQKEELIKKGKGAAQPNISQEILKAHPIPLAPPNEQDHIASILEEKIETFVQMEGYLKEVLSDIATIKELYLKKAYNGDFTLNSGEPSVEQKLNEIIGSKLNKKETGKKKSRKK
- a CDS encoding nucleotide-binding protein, translating into MNQSWRYWLDKEKESIADKVNRLKAIKERLELIPSNIKNDEVPTSSRGIDPNNRQIFIVHGHDNEVKETVARVLEKINLEPIILHEKANEGRTIIEKFEDHSEVGFAIILLTPDDQGYAKSSPEKISDRARQNVILELGYFLGKLGRSRVCALYKAGVEIPSDMSGVLYVPYDGSDSWKFALAKEIKAVGIDIDLNKLM